In the genome of Acidobacteriota bacterium, one region contains:
- a CDS encoding amidohydrolase, with translation MGDEITLILLHGNVWTGSLSQPHAEALAIAGTTIAALGTNAEIESLAPAGCPRLDLAGRRVLPGFNDAHVHFYMGGAGLAGVQLRTARSAEEFRDRLAAFAKSVPEGEWILGGFWDEANWEQPELPTRDLVDDVTPRHPVFVRGMAGHMSFANSLALRLARAESTPDVPGGVIVRDAQGRATGVLMEAAQTLVERAIPVPSVKQVRGALLAAQRHALTHGVTSIQDMGVVGSQRLALTGRILQVYQDLLHSGELQMRVSFHLPLPEFREHLDAALSTAAGQKLRVDAIKSFSDGGLGSSTAWFLDDYSHRPGWRGLPSEEMSDPKTMLRNLFDADRAGLRLAVHAIGDRANRTVLDMYAALATSEGYRDRRWRIEHAQHLHPDDIGRFAELGVIASVQPYHCMDDARWAEAHIGPERAKGTYAFRSLLDAGARLACGSDWFVAPLDPLAGLYAAVTRRVTGASQETWHPEQAITLTEALHGYTSGSAFASGEESVKGTLSPGKLADLVVLSSDIFVLDAGHIRDVQVELTICNGEVVYQREAKSVPA, from the coding sequence ATGGGCGACGAAATAACCCTCATCCTGCTCCATGGCAACGTCTGGACCGGCAGCCTTTCGCAACCGCACGCCGAAGCGCTCGCCATCGCTGGAACCACCATCGCCGCGCTGGGCACTAACGCGGAAATCGAATCCCTGGCGCCGGCGGGTTGCCCGCGCCTCGACCTGGCCGGACGCCGTGTGCTGCCAGGATTCAACGATGCTCACGTCCACTTCTACATGGGCGGCGCCGGTCTTGCCGGCGTCCAACTGCGTACGGCACGCAGCGCCGAAGAATTTCGTGACCGCCTCGCTGCGTTCGCCAAATCGGTCCCTGAGGGCGAGTGGATTCTCGGCGGCTTCTGGGACGAAGCGAACTGGGAACAGCCGGAGTTGCCTACGCGTGACCTGGTTGATGATGTAACGCCTCGCCATCCCGTTTTTGTGCGCGGCATGGCCGGCCACATGTCGTTTGCCAATTCCCTGGCGCTGCGCCTGGCACGTGCCGAAAGCACTCCCGACGTCCCCGGCGGCGTTATCGTGCGCGACGCGCAAGGCCGCGCCACCGGCGTCCTCATGGAAGCTGCCCAGACCCTCGTCGAGCGTGCCATCCCGGTTCCTTCGGTAAAACAGGTTCGCGGCGCACTGCTCGCCGCCCAGCGCCACGCCCTCACCCACGGCGTCACCAGCATTCAGGATATGGGCGTCGTCGGCTCGCAACGCCTCGCCCTCACCGGCCGAATCCTGCAGGTCTATCAGGACTTGCTGCACAGCGGCGAACTGCAAATGCGGGTTTCCTTCCATCTTCCGCTGCCGGAGTTCCGCGAACACCTGGACGCCGCGCTCTCTACCGCTGCCGGGCAGAAACTTCGCGTGGATGCGATTAAGAGCTTTTCCGATGGCGGCCTGGGCTCTTCCACTGCCTGGTTCCTCGACGACTACAGCCATCGGCCCGGCTGGCGCGGCTTGCCGAGCGAGGAAATGTCCGATCCAAAAACCATGCTGCGCAACTTGTTCGACGCGGATCGCGCCGGCTTGCGTCTGGCGGTGCATGCCATTGGCGATCGCGCCAACCGCACCGTTCTCGATATGTATGCGGCGCTTGCCACCAGCGAGGGCTACCGCGACCGCCGTTGGCGCATCGAACACGCGCAACATCTCCATCCGGACGACATCGGCCGCTTTGCCGAACTCGGTGTTATCGCCTCGGTGCAGCCCTATCACTGCATGGACGACGCCCGCTGGGCGGAAGCGCATATCGGACCCGAGCGTGCCAAAGGCACCTACGCCTTTCGCTCGCTGCTGGACGCCGGCGCCCGCCTCGCCTGCGGTTCCGATTGGTTCGTTGCACCTCTCGATCCTCTCGCCGGGCTCTACGCTGCTGTGACCCGCCGCGTGACCGGCGCCAGCCAGGAAACCTGGCACCCGGAACAGGCGATCACACTGACAGAGGCGCTCCACGGCTATACCAGCGGATCCGCCTTCGCCTCTGGTGAAGAAAGTGTCAAGGGAACCTTGAGCCCCGGGAAACTCGCAGACCTGGTGGTTTTGTCCAGCGACATTTTCGTGCTCGACGCCGGGCATATCCGCGACGTTCAGGTCGAATTGACCATCTGCAACGGCGAAGTCGTCTACCAAAGGGAAGCAAAGTCAGTTCCGGCTTAG
- a CDS encoding formate/nitrite transporter family protein — MPDEVPPSDATISTPAERKQVEEREAIGANVVYETIRREGDAELNRSWQALAWSALAAGLSMGFSLVAEGLLVAHLPHRAWAPLITRFGYCLGFLIVVLGRQQLFTENTLTSVLPLLIRKDRKTLIAMLRLWGIVLLLNLIGTFLFALIVGRTGMFDPIVHQAFLQIGRSHLGLGFGVALWRAIFAGWLIALMVWLLPSAQTGRVPIIIIITYIIGLGSFNHIIAGSTAMFYLVVTREISPGHYFSAFFLPTVVGNIIGGVALVAALGYAQLAAHHRSPGTEPSGTKSA; from the coding sequence ATGCCGGACGAAGTGCCGCCTTCCGATGCAACGATATCCACTCCCGCTGAGCGCAAGCAGGTTGAGGAGCGCGAGGCGATTGGCGCCAACGTCGTCTACGAGACTATCCGGCGCGAGGGCGATGCCGAGCTCAACCGAAGCTGGCAAGCCCTCGCCTGGTCAGCACTGGCTGCCGGTCTATCCATGGGTTTTTCGCTGGTGGCCGAAGGTCTGTTGGTCGCGCATTTGCCCCACCGCGCCTGGGCGCCGCTTATCACCCGCTTTGGCTACTGCCTGGGCTTCCTCATCGTCGTCCTCGGACGGCAGCAGCTTTTCACCGAGAACACCCTCACCTCCGTTTTGCCGCTCCTGATCCGCAAAGACCGCAAAACGCTCATCGCGATGCTGCGTCTCTGGGGTATTGTCTTGCTGCTCAATCTGATCGGCACCTTCCTGTTTGCGCTGATCGTCGGCCGCACGGGCATGTTCGATCCCATCGTGCATCAGGCGTTTTTGCAGATTGGCCGCAGCCACCTCGGCCTGGGCTTCGGCGTTGCGCTCTGGCGCGCCATCTTCGCGGGCTGGCTCATCGCCCTGATGGTCTGGCTCCTGCCCAGCGCCCAAACCGGCCGCGTGCCCATCATCATCATCATCACCTACATCATTGGCCTCGGCTCGTTCAATCACATCATCGCGGGTTCAACTGCGATGTTCTACCTGGTGGTGACCCGCGAGATTTCGCCCGGTCATTACTTCAGCGCGTTCTTCCTGCCGACCGTCGTCGGCAATATCATCGGCGGCGTCGCCCTGGTCGCTGCCCTCGGCTACGCCCAGCTCGCCGCCCACCACCGCTCCCCCGGCACGGAACCCAGTGGGACTAAATCGGCCTAA
- a CDS encoding type II toxin-antitoxin system VapB family antitoxin, with amino-acid sequence MRTHLDIDEDLLRTAVELGGCKNRTEAVRAALQAYVRKMAGRRLLELRGKVKWEGDLDELRRDRFKR; translated from the coding sequence ATGAGAACACACTTGGATATCGACGAAGACCTGCTTCGAACTGCGGTCGAGCTCGGCGGGTGCAAGAACCGGACCGAAGCGGTTCGCGCGGCTCTTCAGGCATACGTCAGAAAAATGGCGGGGCGAAGATTGCTCGAGCTCCGCGGCAAGGTGAAGTGGGAGGGCGATCTGGACGAGTTGCGGCGGGACCGGTTCAAGCGATGA
- a CDS encoding AraC family transcriptional regulator, translating into MPEPIIEPMTMAVALTRPRRCARAGAEEELGMLDQLDHLCVILRRESYSLHADRRRITKMRQLPALDSIDLGGAPLLSFARVPETSASWQPHVHNVDELIYSPRGVLVAKTATQCWVLPPLRALWLPAGTVHEVQCGAGMAIVCLYLAGGYVGLERRPELMEVSPLLRQLIVRASEWAVPGTDPKHLRITEVIRDEMEVARPVPALDMIVPNDPRARRVAAALANLEQAEDSLDAICHEAGASRRTIERLFRQDTGLSLGQWRTRARVQRSLDMLERGEKMTFTAAEVGYSTPSAFIASFKRLLGTTPGQYLRSKS; encoded by the coding sequence ATGCCCGAGCCGATCATCGAACCCATGACGATGGCCGTGGCGCTGACGAGGCCCAGGCGTTGTGCCAGGGCTGGGGCGGAGGAAGAGCTGGGCATGTTGGACCAATTAGATCACCTCTGTGTTATACTCCGGCGCGAAAGCTACTCTCTTCATGCGGACCGGCGAAGGATAACGAAAATGCGACAGCTTCCTGCGCTCGATTCAATCGATTTAGGCGGCGCGCCGCTGCTGAGCTTCGCGCGAGTGCCGGAGACCAGTGCCTCGTGGCAGCCACACGTGCACAACGTGGATGAGTTGATCTATTCGCCACGCGGAGTGCTGGTGGCGAAAACGGCTACGCAATGCTGGGTGCTGCCGCCGCTGCGGGCGTTGTGGCTGCCCGCAGGAACGGTACACGAGGTGCAGTGCGGGGCGGGGATGGCTATCGTTTGCCTGTACCTGGCGGGCGGCTACGTCGGACTGGAACGGCGGCCGGAACTGATGGAGGTTTCTCCACTGCTGCGGCAGTTGATTGTGCGGGCCTCGGAATGGGCGGTGCCCGGCACGGATCCGAAGCACTTGCGTATCACTGAGGTGATCCGGGATGAAATGGAGGTTGCGCGGCCGGTACCGGCATTGGATATGATCGTGCCCAACGATCCGCGCGCGCGACGGGTGGCGGCGGCATTGGCCAACCTTGAGCAGGCGGAGGATTCGCTGGATGCTATTTGCCACGAGGCGGGCGCGAGCCGGCGGACGATAGAGCGGCTGTTCCGGCAGGACACGGGACTGAGCCTGGGGCAGTGGCGCACGCGCGCGCGCGTGCAACGCAGCCTGGATATGCTGGAGCGGGGCGAGAAGATGACGTTTACGGCAGCCGAAGTCGGCTACAGCACCCCGAGCGCGTTCATTGCCTCGTTCAAGCGCCTGCTGGGCACCACCCCCGGCCAGTACCTGCGTTCGAAGTCCTGA
- a CDS encoding amino acid permease produces MPSSSSAPALAQRLGLVSATAIVMGSMIGSGIFLVSAEIAREVNSAALLLLVWLITGLMSMAAALCYGELAAAMPAAGGQYVYLREALGPIFGYLYGWTDFWAIQTGAIAAVAMALAIFLGNIFPSVSSSHWLFHWGDWGPLHFGVNTVELAAIACIALLTWSNTRGVRTGAWIQNVFTALKVLALAAIIAIGLFLIRVPAAVHANFAHFWSGIRWTEPHLLQLGDRHFMVTTLTLIFVAMIGSLFSSDAWNTVTFTAGETRSPQRNIPLSLILGTGIVTALYLLANLAYLNVLPLAGHANALTTSARGIQHATEDRVATAMISVLLGHHGVVVMAAAIVISCFGCMNGQIMGGARVYYAMAKDGVFFRRMARLHPERRVPTFALVAQGVWASLLCLSGTYTQLLEFVMFPIFLFYILTVAGLFALRWKRPDMPRPYRALGYPVLPALYILAAAWFDFQILRFEPVYAGAGLTLVLIGLPVFLAWRRPRRPVAIELPIVK; encoded by the coding sequence ATGCCCAGCTCTTCCTCCGCCCCAGCCCTGGCACAACGCCTGGGCCTCGTCAGCGCCACGGCCATCGTCATGGGTTCGATGATCGGCTCGGGCATCTTCCTCGTCTCGGCTGAAATCGCCCGCGAGGTCAATTCCGCCGCGCTGCTGCTTTTGGTCTGGCTCATTACCGGACTCATGAGCATGGCCGCGGCGCTTTGCTACGGAGAGCTGGCCGCCGCCATGCCCGCTGCCGGCGGCCAATACGTCTATTTGCGCGAAGCGCTGGGTCCGATCTTCGGCTACCTCTACGGATGGACCGATTTCTGGGCGATTCAGACCGGCGCCATTGCCGCGGTCGCTATGGCGCTGGCCATCTTTCTGGGCAACATTTTCCCCTCGGTATCGTCTTCCCATTGGTTGTTTCACTGGGGCGACTGGGGACCGCTGCACTTCGGAGTCAACACGGTCGAACTCGCCGCCATTGCCTGCATCGCCCTGCTTACCTGGTCAAACACGCGCGGCGTCCGGACCGGTGCCTGGATCCAGAATGTTTTCACGGCGCTGAAGGTGCTGGCCCTTGCCGCCATTATCGCCATCGGCTTATTCCTCATTCGCGTACCGGCCGCGGTCCATGCCAATTTCGCTCACTTCTGGTCGGGCATTCGCTGGACCGAACCGCATCTGCTCCAGCTCGGTGACCGGCACTTCATGGTCACCACCCTCACCCTGATCTTCGTGGCCATGATCGGCTCCCTGTTTTCCTCCGACGCCTGGAACACGGTCACCTTCACCGCCGGCGAAACCCGCTCGCCCCAGCGCAATATTCCTCTGTCTCTGATCCTTGGCACGGGCATCGTCACCGCCCTCTACTTGCTGGCCAATCTTGCCTATCTCAACGTCCTGCCGCTGGCCGGGCATGCCAACGCGCTGACCACGTCCGCGCGCGGCATCCAGCACGCCACCGAAGATCGCGTGGCGACCGCCATGATCTCCGTCTTGCTGGGCCATCACGGCGTGGTTGTCATGGCCGCGGCCATCGTGATTTCCTGTTTTGGGTGCATGAACGGCCAGATCATGGGCGGCGCCCGCGTCTACTACGCCATGGCCAAGGATGGCGTCTTCTTTCGCCGCATGGCGAGGCTCCATCCCGAGCGCCGTGTTCCAACCTTTGCCTTGGTGGCACAGGGTGTGTGGGCGTCGCTGTTATGTCTTTCCGGCACCTATACGCAATTGCTCGAATTTGTAATGTTTCCGATTTTTCTGTTTTACATCCTGACCGTCGCCGGCCTATTCGCCCTGCGCTGGAAACGGCCCGATATGCCGCGTCCCTACCGCGCACTCGGCTATCCGGTACTGCCCGCCCTGTACATCCTGGCGGCCGCGTGGTTCGATTTTCAGATTCTGCGCTTTGAACCGGTCTACGCCGGCGCCGGCCTGACGCTGGTGTTGATCGGATTGCCGGTGTTTCTCGCCTGGCGACGTCCGCGCCGCCCTGTCGCAATCGAACTACCGATTGTCAAGTGA
- a CDS encoding PIN domain nuclease → MRELVLPDTSVWIDFFRNRDSTAVARLSRELKSAEHLVVASIVMGEVFCGAEGAQAMGIRAQMAELRPAPELDRWDFVAAAELFVQARHSGRSVRGYVDCLIAQTCIRWGYALLTSDRDFTSIAAVAPLRLLT, encoded by the coding sequence ATGAGGGAGCTGGTCCTGCCCGACACGTCTGTATGGATCGACTTTTTTCGTAACCGCGACTCCACAGCAGTGGCGCGCCTCAGCCGGGAGCTGAAGAGCGCGGAGCATTTGGTGGTGGCCAGTATCGTGATGGGCGAGGTGTTTTGCGGAGCCGAAGGCGCGCAGGCGATGGGAATCCGGGCACAAATGGCGGAACTCAGACCAGCTCCAGAATTGGATCGTTGGGACTTTGTAGCCGCTGCGGAGCTTTTTGTACAAGCTCGCCACAGCGGGCGGAGCGTTCGCGGCTACGTCGACTGCCTCATAGCTCAGACATGTATACGCTGGGGATATGCGCTGTTGACCTCCGACCGCGATTTCACCTCGATTGCTGCCGTGGCGCCACTGCGTTTGTTAACCTGA
- a CDS encoding TonB-dependent receptor — protein sequence MKTLLCALAVVGCLTLMFTPARGQGITGSQINGVVQDSSHAAVPGASIIAIDEATGATRLAKTGAQGEFVIPDLPVGNYDVTVTHQGFRQQTEKRVTVAVASPVTLTITLVVGSMSQQVSVTAQAPLLNKENPSIGTVFTNKAVTKLPINGQDYTRFALLTPGAVLRSNYISDLTFDGMETVHNQFSIDGIDASRVDQPYMANGFERGARLLTGSLQTISQFKVETSGYGAQFGRAAGSYINIVTKSGTNQFHGELFDFFRNDALDARNFFATDKPEFRYNDFGFNVGGPIVKNKTFFFLNYEGSRQRLGITGSGTVPSDSLRAQVLAKSPQLAPIVAMFPHGTSTTSDPNVNDFTTSQVSAVRENTGSIRIDQTLSNKDKAFVRVNINNSYVNGPLFGVIPSSLGIFDHQNVPLGTRNVAIQEVHVFSPNLINTFLGGMQRWVSSVDSTEPWPATTIVGYSVQPGSQSVFAENNTSFQYGDSMTYVRGEHTMTWGATMWRIWVNGNNGIAPMMQFNSPQDFINDRLAFVSISPASPEEGTRATQLGMYFNDSWRLRPNLTFTYGLRYDRETVPYDAFHNTRPFDTRLNTLAPAGSPYFAPNNKDFGPRLGLAWSPNGKTVVRAGYGIYYQDYPVGFGFYGVPSNTIPGNVTLLQQQIPTLSYPYDSYLSQAATPPPPNANGFSWNKPDIYSGQWNFSVARELVSNLALQVAYVGNHGVNLGRSEDINYINPATGLRPNPNFGDIYINMNSGFSSYNGLQVSLKKTGPAFTFQFNYTTGHAIDNVEDQGAFSTQPQDNNNIKAERGNGSGDVRHNVSFDALYNLPVGSGHNLFSHGAAGAVFSGWSLNALGVARSGIPVTVYIGDNPYGNGDYVNQRANCIPGVNPYAANKTVNNWLNPAAFAEPAAGTFGNCPRNSVYGPGFVELDTSLVKETPLGEGRNMELRFEAFNLFNHPNFAEPDTTFGTAGFGQIFQTLGATIGSGTPRQVQLGIKFSF from the coding sequence ATGAAAACACTTCTGTGCGCGTTGGCAGTCGTCGGTTGTCTAACCCTGATGTTCACCCCGGCGCGGGGGCAGGGCATTACCGGAAGTCAAATCAACGGCGTCGTGCAGGACTCCTCGCACGCTGCCGTGCCCGGCGCGAGTATCATCGCCATCGACGAAGCGACGGGCGCCACGCGCCTGGCCAAAACGGGGGCGCAGGGTGAGTTTGTGATCCCGGACCTGCCGGTCGGCAACTACGATGTCACCGTAACCCACCAGGGTTTCCGGCAGCAGACGGAAAAGCGCGTCACCGTCGCCGTGGCCTCGCCGGTTACGCTGACCATCACCCTGGTGGTCGGCTCGATGAGTCAACAGGTCTCGGTGACGGCGCAGGCGCCGCTGCTCAACAAGGAGAACCCCAGCATCGGCACGGTCTTTACCAACAAGGCGGTGACGAAGCTGCCGATCAACGGCCAGGACTATACCCGCTTTGCGCTGCTGACGCCGGGTGCGGTTCTGCGCAGCAATTACATCTCGGACTTGACCTTTGATGGCATGGAGACAGTCCACAACCAGTTCTCCATCGATGGCATTGACGCCTCTCGCGTCGACCAGCCCTATATGGCGAATGGGTTTGAACGCGGCGCGCGGCTGCTGACCGGCAGCCTGCAGACGATTTCGCAGTTCAAGGTGGAAACCAGTGGCTACGGAGCGCAGTTCGGCCGCGCGGCTGGTTCGTACATCAACATCGTCACCAAGTCAGGCACCAACCAGTTCCACGGTGAGTTGTTTGATTTTTTCCGTAACGATGCGCTTGATGCGCGCAACTTCTTCGCCACGGACAAGCCGGAGTTCCGCTACAACGATTTCGGATTCAATGTGGGCGGACCAATCGTCAAAAACAAGACATTTTTCTTTTTGAATTACGAAGGTTCGCGCCAGCGGCTCGGGATAACGGGGTCGGGTACGGTTCCGAGTGACTCGCTGCGGGCACAGGTGCTGGCCAAGTCGCCGCAGCTCGCGCCAATTGTCGCCATGTTCCCGCACGGCACGTCCACGACCTCGGATCCGAACGTGAACGACTTTACTACGTCGCAAGTCTCGGCGGTGCGGGAGAACACCGGGTCCATCCGCATTGACCAGACGCTGAGCAACAAGGACAAGGCCTTCGTACGGGTCAACATCAACAACTCGTATGTGAACGGACCCCTGTTTGGCGTAATTCCAAGCTCGCTCGGCATTTTCGACCATCAGAACGTGCCGCTGGGGACGCGCAATGTGGCGATTCAGGAAGTTCACGTGTTTAGCCCCAATCTGATCAATACGTTTCTGGGCGGCATGCAGCGCTGGGTGAGTTCGGTGGATTCGACCGAGCCGTGGCCGGCGACGACGATCGTCGGGTATTCAGTTCAGCCCGGCTCGCAGAGTGTCTTTGCGGAAAACAACACCAGTTTCCAGTACGGCGACTCGATGACGTACGTGCGTGGCGAACACACCATGACCTGGGGCGCGACGATGTGGCGCATCTGGGTGAACGGCAACAATGGCATTGCGCCAATGATGCAGTTCAACTCGCCGCAGGATTTTATCAACGACCGTTTGGCGTTCGTCAGCATTTCGCCCGCTTCGCCGGAGGAAGGGACGCGTGCGACACAGTTGGGTATGTATTTCAATGATAGCTGGCGCCTCCGGCCGAACCTGACGTTCACCTACGGGCTACGATACGACCGGGAGACCGTGCCGTATGATGCCTTCCATAACACGCGGCCGTTCGATACGCGGTTGAACACGCTCGCGCCGGCTGGCAGCCCATACTTTGCGCCCAACAACAAGGATTTTGGGCCGCGTCTCGGCCTGGCCTGGTCGCCCAACGGAAAGACCGTAGTCCGCGCCGGCTATGGAATCTATTACCAGGATTATCCGGTGGGATTTGGCTTCTACGGCGTCCCGTCGAACACGATTCCTGGCAACGTCACGCTGCTACAGCAACAGATTCCAACTTTGAGCTACCCCTACGACAGCTACCTGTCGCAGGCGGCGACGCCCCCGCCACCGAACGCTAACGGCTTTTCGTGGAACAAGCCCGATATTTACTCCGGTCAGTGGAACTTCAGCGTCGCGCGCGAGCTGGTGTCAAACCTGGCGCTGCAAGTGGCCTACGTCGGCAACCATGGCGTGAACCTGGGGCGCTCGGAAGATATCAATTACATCAATCCGGCTACGGGTCTGCGCCCGAACCCGAATTTTGGCGACATTTACATCAACATGAACAGCGGGTTCAGCTCTTACAATGGCCTGCAAGTCTCGCTGAAAAAGACCGGGCCCGCGTTCACCTTCCAGTTCAACTACACCACTGGGCACGCGATCGACAATGTCGAGGACCAGGGGGCGTTTTCGACGCAGCCGCAGGACAACAACAACATCAAAGCCGAGCGCGGCAACGGATCCGGTGACGTGCGGCATAACGTCAGCTTCGATGCACTCTACAATCTGCCGGTGGGAAGCGGGCACAACCTGTTTTCCCACGGTGCGGCGGGTGCCGTTTTCAGCGGCTGGAGCCTGAACGCGCTCGGCGTCGCACGGTCCGGCATCCCGGTCACGGTGTACATCGGCGACAACCCGTACGGCAACGGCGACTATGTAAACCAGCGCGCGAATTGTATTCCCGGTGTGAATCCCTATGCGGCGAATAAGACCGTGAACAACTGGCTGAACCCGGCGGCCTTTGCCGAGCCGGCGGCCGGTACGTTTGGTAACTGCCCGCGCAACAGCGTGTATGGGCCTGGATTCGTCGAGCTGGACACCTCACTGGTCAAGGAGACGCCGCTAGGCGAAGGCCGGAACATGGAATTGCGCTTTGAAGCCTTCAACCTGTTCAATCATCCGAACTTCGCTGAGCCCGACACGACGTTTGGGACGGCCGGATTCGGCCAGATTTTCCAGACGCTGGGAGCAACAATTGGCAGCGGCACGCCACGGCAGGTTCAGTTGGGTATTAAATTCAGCTTTTGA
- the pcaF gene encoding 3-oxoadipyl-CoA thiolase, protein MTEALLCDAVRTPFGRYGGALAPVRTDDLAAHPIRELLRRNSGLDPAAVEDVLYGCANQAGEDNRNVARMAALLAGLPVVVAGVTLNRLCGSSLDALAQAARAIKCGEAEVMIAGGVESMSRSPFVLGKAETAFSRSASIFDTTIGWRFVNPALHAQYGSDSMPQTGENVAEQFHISREDQDKFACATQHKWKRAHDSGFFKSEVMPVPVPQRKGEPHIVDTDEHPRPDSTLAALAKLKPIVKPTGTITAGNASGVNDGAVALLLASPAAVKRFNLHPLARVVSSAVAGVEPRIMGMGPAPATRKVLARAGLTLDQMDVIELNEAFASQSLAVLRDLGLAGDDPRVNPNGGAIAIGHPLGASGGRLAATATYQLQRTGGRFALCTMCIGVGQGIATILERV, encoded by the coding sequence ATGACCGAAGCTCTCCTTTGTGATGCCGTGCGCACGCCGTTCGGCCGCTATGGCGGCGCGCTGGCGCCGGTGCGCACCGATGACCTGGCCGCGCACCCGATCCGCGAGCTGCTGCGGCGCAACTCCGGCCTGGACCCCGCCGCGGTCGAGGACGTGCTCTATGGTTGCGCCAACCAGGCGGGCGAGGACAACCGCAACGTCGCCCGCATGGCCGCGCTGCTGGCGGGCTTGCCGGTGGTCGTGGCCGGCGTCACGCTCAACCGCCTCTGCGGCTCCAGCCTGGATGCCCTGGCGCAGGCCGCGCGCGCCATCAAGTGCGGCGAGGCCGAAGTGATGATTGCCGGTGGCGTCGAGAGTATGTCGCGCTCACCCTTCGTGTTGGGCAAGGCCGAAACTGCTTTTAGCCGCTCCGCTTCGATTTTCGACACTACCATCGGCTGGCGCTTCGTGAACCCGGCGCTGCATGCGCAGTACGGCAGCGACTCCATGCCCCAGACCGGCGAAAACGTGGCCGAACAATTCCACATCAGCCGCGAAGATCAGGACAAATTCGCCTGCGCCACCCAGCACAAATGGAAGCGCGCGCACGACAGTGGCTTCTTCAAATCGGAAGTCATGCCCGTCCCGGTCCCGCAGCGCAAAGGCGAGCCGCATATTGTCGATACCGACGAGCATCCACGTCCCGATTCAACCCTCGCTGCCCTCGCCAAGCTCAAGCCCATTGTCAAGCCCACAGGCACCATCACCGCCGGCAACGCCAGCGGCGTCAATGACGGTGCCGTCGCCCTGCTGCTGGCTTCGCCCGCAGCCGTCAAGCGTTTTAACTTGCACCCGCTGGCGCGCGTCGTCTCCAGCGCCGTCGCCGGGGTCGAGCCGCGCATCATGGGCATGGGCCCGGCGCCGGCGACGCGCAAGGTGCTGGCCCGCGCCGGCCTGACACTCGATCAAATGGACGTCATTGAGCTCAACGAAGCCTTCGCATCGCAATCGCTCGCCGTGCTGCGCGATCTGGGCCTGGCCGGCGACGACCCGCGCGTGAATCCCAACGGCGGCGCTATCGCCATCGGCCACCCGCTCGGCGCCAGCGGCGGCCGCCTGGCCGCGACAGCAACCTACCAGCTCCAGCGCACCGGCGGCCGCTTCGCCCTCTGTACTATGTGCATCGGCGTCGGCCAGGGCATCGCCACCATCCTCGAGCGGGTCTAA
- a CDS encoding DUF971 domain-containing protein has protein sequence MHPGPLMKIEYSTRHLRLSGEDGFQHTFHAFWLRESSDAPGYRDPITGHKLQNANEIPLNIAIARATAGAERLEIEFTDGHRAGYAWDRLRRAAEHPISDELVGEKLLWDASLGIPRWHELESLRADPQKLLALLSDLARVGFALVRHVPAVNQGSREFLDLIGYTRMTNNGDIEDIKALPRGQHYDLSMTPRALEPHVDNPYRIPQPGYTTLHCLRNDAEGGESVLIDGLFVAETIRRERPDLFAALSTTPVVYRYCDDQAILENTAPFIDVAPDGRILHLRFHGRCDQVVAADPDVLDTFTRRGGCTPASSPRLRRNWSSSCSRGSCSWSTTTVCSTHGAAFD, from the coding sequence ATGCACCCGGGGCCCCTCATGAAAATCGAATACAGCACACGGCATCTGCGGCTGTCCGGCGAGGATGGCTTCCAGCATACCTTCCATGCGTTCTGGCTGCGGGAGAGCAGCGACGCGCCCGGCTACCGGGACCCCATCACCGGCCACAAGCTGCAGAACGCGAATGAGATCCCCCTGAACATCGCCATCGCGCGCGCGACAGCCGGAGCGGAGCGGCTCGAAATCGAGTTCACGGACGGCCATCGTGCCGGCTATGCATGGGACCGGCTGCGACGCGCGGCCGAGCACCCCATCAGCGACGAATTAGTGGGTGAAAAACTCCTATGGGATGCAAGCCTGGGAATTCCGCGCTGGCATGAGCTGGAGTCGCTGCGCGCTGACCCGCAGAAGCTGCTGGCGTTGCTGAGCGATCTGGCGCGCGTGGGCTTTGCGCTGGTGCGCCACGTGCCCGCGGTGAACCAAGGAAGCCGCGAGTTTCTGGACTTGATCGGGTATACGCGCATGACCAACAACGGCGACATCGAGGACATCAAGGCGCTGCCTCGAGGCCAACACTACGATCTGAGCATGACGCCGCGCGCGCTCGAGCCGCACGTGGATAATCCGTACCGCATTCCACAGCCGGGTTATACGACGCTCCATTGCCTGCGCAACGATGCCGAAGGAGGAGAGTCCGTCTTGATCGACGGGCTGTTCGTGGCGGAAACGATCCGGCGGGAGCGTCCCGATCTGTTCGCCGCCTTATCGACCACCCCGGTTGTGTATCGCTACTGCGATGATCAGGCGATTCTGGAAAACACGGCGCCGTTTATCGATGTAGCCCCGGACGGCCGCATTCTGCACCTTAGGTTCCATGGGCGATGTGATCAGGTGGTCGCGGCGGACCCGGATGTGCTGGATACCTTTACGCGGCGAGGCGGATGTACTCCGGCATCATCTCCTCGGCTGCGGCGCAACTGGTCTTCAAGCTGCAGCCGGGGGAGCTGTTCATGGTCGACAACTACCGTCTGTTCCACGCACGGCGCGGCTTTCGATTAG